The Solea senegalensis isolate Sse05_10M linkage group LG9, IFAPA_SoseM_1, whole genome shotgun sequence genome has a segment encoding these proteins:
- the LOC122775202 gene encoding uncharacterized protein LOC122775202: MEHIKPILEEWRVKLPRILSLVNGNQCFFGVDETYVCYNMNAIPSFFARFLGTSPLIPCCSLMEYELLVTKEVTTRVNNCIAKEMTSNTKHLRFKPYDCNCIAYETLREMTGHFCKAMRCLLLRACHCTRAQQKRAEESSTGALRKAKKTHIRTISKEKSIVIYSTSEKALMDIMSEVVYIHNMPDHKNNPKNEGGRCVDLLIGDGLHTIFENDEEQADDTAHLSSSYDEDGEDADFGAFSNELIASFGGEDVGQDAEYSASSVIPASSGVEDVGEVASHEGENSEPPTSSGVEDVEEDVEYSEIPPSSGVEDVGEDADYSEIPAFSGVEDVAEHAEYSEMPVSSGVERDGERADGSEYSEQLASCVTEEGEDGGRSECSELPASCGTRDVGGDAEHSEMPASCSVGHEGEDANGSKFSKLPASCGEKDIGEPTEYVHDTAHRKLSSTVENIADEVDDNVDRQILFAETTDIRPGGDLNKQLLRNEVSFYSPDPHRSTSARVSGDYIKYYTRLVNIVTRILMHTIERAHVSMPQTDFNRIVHNVSYKLLAQLELRNISVRVKKVANIKAVVCDLSKTFHSAQGLLKELEGADDTFIEALRRKLTEKNKSIFGCFLSVGKDFYQAVARLRNGTSCKRTRKNEIAITCSQNPPVGAVSKWQPKI; this comes from the coding sequence ATGGAGCACATAAAGCCCATCCTTGAGGAATGGCGCGTCAAACTGCCACGAATACTTTCACTTGTCAATGGTAACCAGTGTTTCTTTGGTGTAGACGAGACCTATGTGTGTTATAACATGAATGCCATTCCGTCGTTCTTTGCTCGCTTTTTGGGAACCTCTCCTCTGATTCCATGTTGTAGCTTAATGGAATACGAGTTGTTAGTCACCAAAGAGGTAACGACGAGAGTGAACAACTGCATAGCCAAGGAAATGACGTCAAACACCAAGCATTTGAGATTCAAGCCTTACGACTGTAACTGCATTGCTTACGAAACCCTGCGTGAAATGACGGGTCACTTTTGTAAAGCCATGCGCTGTCTGCTGCTGCGAGCATGCCACTGCACACGAGCACAGCAAAAGCGAGCGGAGGAGAGCAGCACGGGTGCCCTCCGCAAAGCAAAGAAGACACACATTCGGACCATAAGTAAGGAGAAGAGTATTGTGATCTACTCCACGTCAGAGAAAGCACTAATGGACATCATGTCAGAGGTCGTATATATCCACAACATGCCTGACCACAAAAACAACCCCAAAAATGAAGGTGGCAGGTGCGTGGACTTGCTTATCGGTGATGGTCTACACactatttttgaaaatgatgaagaACAGGCGGACGACACCGCACACCTCTCGTCCTCTTACGATGAAGATGGAGAAGATGCAGACTTCGGTGCGTTTAGTAACGAGTTAATTGCGTCCTTTGGTGGCGAGGATGTAGGACAAGATGCAGAATACAGTGCGTCCAGTGTGATACCTGCGTCTTCTGGTGTAGAGGATGTAGGTGAAGTTGCATCTCATGAAGGTGAGAACAGTGAGCCGCCAACATCCTCTGGTGTTGAGGATGTAGAGGAAGATGTAGAATACAGTGAGATACCTCCGTCCTCTGGTGTTGAGGATGTGGGAGAAGATGCAGATTACAGTGAGATACCTGCGTTCTCTGGTGTTGAGGATGTAGCAGAACATGCAGAGTACAGTGAGATGCCTGTGTCCTCTGGTGTTGAGCGTGATGGAGAACGTGCAGATGGAAGTGAGTACAGTGAGCAACTTGCGTCCTGTGTTACCGAggaaggagaagatggaggcagaagtgagTGCAGTGAGCTGCCTGCATCTTGTGGCACTCGGGATGTAGGAGGAGATGCAGAACACAGTGAGATGCCTGCATCCTGCAGTGTTGGGCATGAGGGAGAAGATGCAAATGGAAGCAAGTTCAGTAAGCTGCCTGCATCCTGTGGTGAGAAGGACATAGGAGAACCTACAGAGTATGTACatgacactgcacacaggaagttatcTTCTACTGTTGAGAACATAGCAGATGAGGTGGATGACAATGTCGACAGGCAGATCCTATTTGCTGAAACCACTGACATTAGACCAGGTGGTGATTTAAACAAGCAGTTACTCAGAAATGAGGTCTCATTTTATTCTCCTGACCCACATAGATCCACATCAGCACGAGTGTCGGGTGATTACATAAAATATTACACACGCCTTGTCAATATAGTGACAAGGATTTTAATGCATACCATTGAGAGGGCCCACGTATCAATGCCTCAAACAGATTTCAACAGGATTGTCCACAATGTGTCATATAAGTTGCTCGCACAGCTGGAGCTCAGGAACATTTCTGTGAGAGTAAAAAAAGTTGCAAATATTAAGGCCGTGGTCTGTGACCTGTCTAAGACTTTCCACTCCGCACAGGGGCTTCTGAAAGAATTAGAGGGGGCTGACGATACATTTATCGAGGCCCTGAGGAGAAAACTGACCGAAAAGAACAAGAGCATCTTCGGATGTTTCCTATCAGTGGGCAAAGACTTTTATCAAGCTGTAGCCCGCCTCCGTAATGGCACCTCCTGCAAACGGACACGAAAGAATGAGATCGCGATTACATGTAGCCAAAATCCTCCTGTAGGGGCAGTCAGTAAGTGGCAACCCAAAATTTGA
- the nt5c3a gene encoding cytosolic 5'-nucleotidase 3 isoform X2, translating into MPQFEKKTVHMRDPERVEQIICGLIKGGASKLQIITDFDMTLSKFAVNGKRCPTCHNIIDNCKLVTEECRQKLLQLKNKYYPIEIDPHLTMEEKYPFIVEWYFKSHTLLVEQRLEKDKLPEVVRESDAALRDGFEQFFDSLHERNVPVFIFSAGLGDVLEELIRQAGVYHPNIKVVSNFMDFDDHGVVKGFKGELIHVFNKHDGALRNTEYFKQLKECCNIILMGDSLGDLSMADGVQNAEHVLKIGFLNDKVEERLDKYLESYDIVLVKDETLEVPNAILQKVL; encoded by the exons ATGCCTCAGTTTGAGAAGAAGACGGTCCACATGAGGGACCCAGAGAGGGTGGAGCAGATCATCTGTGGCCTCATCAAAGGAGGAGCTTCCAAACTACAG ATCATCACCGACTTTGACATGACGTTAAGCAAGTTCGCCGTCAATGGCAAACGCTGTCCAACGTGTCACA ATATCATCGATAACTGCAAGCTGGTAACAGAAGAGTGCAGGCAGAAGCTGCTGCAGTTGAAGAATAAATACTATCCCATTGAGATCGACCCGCACCTTACCATGGAGGAGAAATACCCATTCATAGTGGAGTG GTACTTCAAGTCGCACACATTACTTGTGGAGCAGCGGCTAGAGAAAGACAAACTGCCCGAGGTGGTGAGGGAGTCTGACGCCGCACTCAG AGACGGCTTTGAGCAGTTTTTTGACAGCCTGCATGAGCGCAACGTGCCTGTCTTCATCTTCTCCGCTGGCCTGGGAGACGTCCTTGAAGAACTCATCCGCCAGGCAGGGGTCTACCATCCCAACATCAAGGTCGTCTCCAACTTCATGGACTTCGATGATCAT GGCGTGGTGAAGGGTTTCAAAGGCGAGCTGATCCACGTGTTCAACAAACACGACGGCGCCCTGCGGAACACCGAGTACTTCAAACAGCTGAAGGAGTGCTGCAACATCATCCTAATGGGCGACTCCCTGGGCGACCTGAGCATGGCCGACGGCGTGCAGAACGCCGAGCACGTCCTCAAGATCGGCTTCCTCAACGACAAG GTGGAAGAGCGCTTGGACAAATACCTCGAATCCTATGACATCGTCCTGGTGAAGGACGAGACGCTGGAAGTGCCCAACGCCATCCTCCAGAAGGTTCTATAA
- the dctn3 gene encoding dynactin subunit 3, with protein MDKNLEIDNLEMRLQALESRIYGERRNKSGKAVKCSDSMARIQAGLTNMANKRERVKILQKKIEDLLKYLDPQFTDHIAVPDAMKLEFILAEEKCLLSQAALLEQVSTLQPLLDSTYIRDVPEHATKLQRLSQLHIKQQDQTEIQSLEVKKLFEEYNKMMFLLSKQFTQWDETLRQMEEAKGIRPVE; from the exons ATGGATAAAAACCTGGAGATAGATAACCTGGAAATGCGTCTACAAGCGCTGGAGAGTCGCATATACGGGGAAAGAAGGAATAAAAGTGGGAAAGCCGTCAAG TGTTCAGATTCTATGGCGCGCATTCAGGCAGGTCTGACCAACATGGCCAACAAAAGAGAACGAGTGAAGATCCTGCAAAAAAAGA TTGAGGACCTACTGAAATACCTGGATCCCCAGTTCACTGACCACATCGCTGTACCCGACGCCATGAAACTGGAGTTCATCCTTGCTG AGGAGAAGTGTTTGCTTTCCCAGGCTGCTTTGCTGGAGCAGGTCAGCACCCTGCAGCCACTGTTAGACAGTACCTACATTAGAG ATGTACCAGAACACGCCACCAAGTTGCAGCGTCTGTCACAGCTTCACATCAAACAACAG GACCAAACAGAGATTCAGTCCCTGGAAGTGAAGAAGCTTTTTGAGGAATACAACAAAATG ATGTTCCTGTTGTCCAAGCAGTTCACCCAATGGGACGAGACCCTAAGGCAGATGGAGGAGGCCAAAGGCATCCGACCTGTGGAGTAG
- the nt5c3a gene encoding cytosolic 5'-nucleotidase 3 isoform X1: protein MDRVAVVKVGAAASASVCALFGGVVLAQYIVAKKKRAGKKTRIIEMMPQFEKKTVHMRDPERVEQIICGLIKGGASKLQIITDFDMTLSKFAVNGKRCPTCHNIIDNCKLVTEECRQKLLQLKNKYYPIEIDPHLTMEEKYPFIVEWYFKSHTLLVEQRLEKDKLPEVVRESDAALRDGFEQFFDSLHERNVPVFIFSAGLGDVLEELIRQAGVYHPNIKVVSNFMDFDDHGVVKGFKGELIHVFNKHDGALRNTEYFKQLKECCNIILMGDSLGDLSMADGVQNAEHVLKIGFLNDKVEERLDKYLESYDIVLVKDETLEVPNAILQKVL, encoded by the exons ATGGACCGGGTAGCCGTGGTTAAGGTTGGGGCCGCGGCTAGCGCCAGCGTCTGTGCTTTGTTCGGTGGAGTGGTTCTGGCGCAGTACATCGTCGCCAAGAAGAAGCGAGCTGGCAAGAAAACCCGTATCATTGAAATG ATGCCTCAGTTTGAGAAGAAGACGGTCCACATGAGGGACCCAGAGAGGGTGGAGCAGATCATCTGTGGCCTCATCAAAGGAGGAGCTTCCAAACTACAG ATCATCACCGACTTTGACATGACGTTAAGCAAGTTCGCCGTCAATGGCAAACGCTGTCCAACGTGTCACA ATATCATCGATAACTGCAAGCTGGTAACAGAAGAGTGCAGGCAGAAGCTGCTGCAGTTGAAGAATAAATACTATCCCATTGAGATCGACCCGCACCTTACCATGGAGGAGAAATACCCATTCATAGTGGAGTG GTACTTCAAGTCGCACACATTACTTGTGGAGCAGCGGCTAGAGAAAGACAAACTGCCCGAGGTGGTGAGGGAGTCTGACGCCGCACTCAG AGACGGCTTTGAGCAGTTTTTTGACAGCCTGCATGAGCGCAACGTGCCTGTCTTCATCTTCTCCGCTGGCCTGGGAGACGTCCTTGAAGAACTCATCCGCCAGGCAGGGGTCTACCATCCCAACATCAAGGTCGTCTCCAACTTCATGGACTTCGATGATCAT GGCGTGGTGAAGGGTTTCAAAGGCGAGCTGATCCACGTGTTCAACAAACACGACGGCGCCCTGCGGAACACCGAGTACTTCAAACAGCTGAAGGAGTGCTGCAACATCATCCTAATGGGCGACTCCCTGGGCGACCTGAGCATGGCCGACGGCGTGCAGAACGCCGAGCACGTCCTCAAGATCGGCTTCCTCAACGACAAG GTGGAAGAGCGCTTGGACAAATACCTCGAATCCTATGACATCGTCCTGGTGAAGGACGAGACGCTGGAAGTGCCCAACGCCATCCTCCAGAAGGTTCTATAA